AAGGACTTGATCATCTCTCTAAAATCCTCAAGACATACTTGTAGTTTGctaaaaatgcagcaaagtaTTTTAATACCTTTCTCACATGTTTACAAGACATTAGTTTCTCTGTGAATCATCAGCTTAACACCTACTACTGTATAAAGACACAGTGTTCTGATGTTATCTCCATTTTTCTATCATGGCTGAAAAATAGGccttcattttaaatgaaagggAATAGTAAATGggttgtggtttttttgtttgtttttgatgtgcTCCTGTGAACATGCATAAATGATGAAGTGTGTAAATTATACATAACTGTGTAGGTGTTCTTTTAAGGTAGAATAATGCTTTTTCTGTACCTCTTTCCCTTGTTTCTTTCTATCACTATAAGTCCTGcttctttattgttgtttgttttttgaccttgTACTGTTGGCAGAgattgtttttgctgctgttgagggattaaaaaatatattactgGTTGATTTTGATTAAATACCCATACTTCCATGGAGGAAAGTAATTAAGCTATTCAATAGGCTGACGGTAAGTACATTTTTTAGTGTATTGTCCTTTAGGATTTATATTAATATGGCACTTTATATTTCTACTCTATTACATTTTAGGGCAAAATATTGTACTCCATTACATTTATAAGATATCTATAGTTACCAGTTACTTTAAAGGACTGATTAGTTTTATGATGATCTCATAAAATATAATGCGAATATATGAGTTTAATGGGTGATTTCTACATTGAGGCTTTGCCATTGTACAATGTGAGTTACCTTGCTATGCACTGAAGAAGATCTTTGACCTAAAGCTTGCAcagtaaacatgatttttgcatGGATTTGAATGTGTGGATGTCCCTTTTTCATTGTCGATAACGATTCAGCTCCAGCACCGAAGTCCAAATACTgggtgtgttgtgtttttccaaGATTTTGACAAATTAAGTTTTTACCTATGAAATATACCACTAAAGTAATCGTGAAAAGCTGTTTTGAAGTTCTTGTAGCACACAAAAAATCACCTCGACTTATACAGTTGTGATTAACAGACACTAACACTTTCAAgcgaaatgtttttaatttaaagtttgctgttaaaatgtgaaactgtcTCCAAACGATGATAAATGACAAGATTTATTTGATGTGTGTTATTTAAGCTACCTTTTGGTTTGCTGGTCACTCATACTCTCAGGCGGAACCAACTGTCGGTGGTTCTTATATCTGTCAGGAACAGTTATCAGGAACACCGGAATCGCGCTCTCGACGGAGATTGCCGGGGAACATGCCTAAGTATGTGacaatcttatttattttttatgctttatcTGTGAGTTTTCACGTTCAAACAAACTCAAATATTGTTTAGAATTGTATTAAGTAGCGAACGACggtaaaatattatttaaaaactcaCGAAACAGACCTTTATGTTTCCATTGAACGCTGGTAGCTTTGTTTGGGCTCTGTCTATTTGCTGGATTCCACCTCGATGTGATCGTATCTAACAGTAAAAGACAAACTAGAGTCCACGAGGCTGGATATCGCAAGATTTTCTCTTTCAAGtcatgttttcttctgttgtttgtttgtttgatcatTCTTTGATATGAGCTGGTATTGTTAACGTCGGGTTAAATAATGACtcaatgctgcatttttttctactaaGTTAAATGaactaatttcttaaaatgataaaagcaCAATAACAACATGTAATGCACAGTAACATTCATTTACCTTCAAGGTGAACGTCGTCTCTGGGGCCACAGCTTCGTAAAGTGGATCAGCTACAGAGAACAACTCATCAGAATAAAATAAGTAGATAAGACATGAGGGGGTCGATTGATATTGGTATCAGGGCAGATACCGATACCTATTATTAGTGCTTAATAAGACCAACAACCGATAGTTAGAACCAATAcgcatttacaaaaataatgaaattctGTATATAACAAAGTCCAACTCAAAActtgtttaattaaaactgaaactttcagccTCATAGATGTTAAGTTCCctgcaagttttaaaaaaatgtctgatccgatcactcaaaccacttgctGAGGTAGTCTGGGACGAATTTGACCACACACTGTATGTTTTGAAGTATAAACtaggggtcaaccgatattggTCTTTAAGGGCCAATACctataccaattattagtagttaattaGATCGATAACCAATGTTGgaactgaaactttaaacatcataaacaaactccagtattttttttttttttacaataatatagGCCTTATATATACCAGGGTCTAGGTCATCTGGGTCtgtgattaaaaatgattaagTGATAAAATCTTGTTAAATATGGACATATTCTACAGGACAGTGTTCTGGTCTTGCAGAAGGCAAAGATGTCCCGCTTAACAGGAAACTATAGTTTTGTTGAACATCTCAAAGTTTCCGGTATGACAGTGAATTGTCTTGCAGGACTGGTCTGCATAATATGCAACACATATAATGTATTACCTACAGAACTCCTTGAAAAGAACTATattgattttgaatgtttttgcaggagtcatttttaatgtggCCATGATTgctcaataaaacaaaaatgttaacaaaattgTATTTCTATATTGTAGCTTTTAATACTAGAAAAAGACAAGGTGTGTGTCAGTGTAAATTAGATCTTTGTCTCTATAGTTTTTATCTCATGAAAAATTGTGAATATGAGATATGTCTTGGTTCTAATTTAAAGTCTACAGCTCTGAAGCTTTTTTGTTAACCCCACATTCTTCTTTCAACAGGTTTTACTGTGATTACTGTGACACCTACCTTACACATGATTCGGTaagttatgtttgtgtgtgctatGGATGCGCGATAATATAGGCACAGCTTCGGTATTAGCAGataaaggctttcaaatgaaatgtcagCATCGGCTTGAAATGAACCTCTCTGCTGATGTGACAGGCCAATAAGATGATGCTTTAACAATGTGACTTTAATCGGTCAAAATAGGTCGAATTTGCCCTGATTGTGGCTATCGTCATGATTATCTCATCATCCAAGCCATTTAAATTAGGatcattttgtagttttatttgaaaatgttacataaacgtaaaaatctgtcattttttacatgtaaGCTGAGttgttttggggtatttttttggtaaatgtgttcatttttaaaggcATTGTATGATGCGTCTCCATCTGCCACTAGTGGGCCATCGTATAAGAGAAGGCATAACAAAATGTCAATTCTACTGCAGAAGTGACCTGATGTTTCACTGCAACTAGGTGAAAACTAGGTGCATGTATTGGCACTGTTCGAAAATGAGTCGGGAAAACATCTgcatatcagatatcagcaaaaatacaaatgattgTGTATCTCCAGTTTGTACTAAATCTGATTATGGAAAAtactctgttgttgttgtattcTTGTActattaaataactttaaaatgtttctctttctgttccAGCCATCAGTGAGGAAAACCCACTGCAGTGGccgaaaacacaaagaaaatgtgaaagatTACTATCAGAAATGGATGGAGGAGCAGGCTCAGAGTCTGATCGATAAAACAAGTAAGCAAAATCGTCTCAATTATCTGGAAGACATGACTGAATAAATCTAGACGCAACACTTgttcttttaaatctttaaaaacattttcgcATTAATTCAGAACGTGTCTCAGCTGAACTTCTTAACATCCTATAACTTggaggatgattttttttttttttacagacattttgggTCTTGAATGAggatttgaaatgttttagctgttttcaatGAGGCTCACGTGTTGAGCAATTTGAACTTGAATATAAAAGTGACCTCTAGTGGCAGTATCATATTACTGATGCTGAtttctcacactcacacactccatATTCAGAgcatgctttttcttttccatattGTGTATCCTGGTTAGACACAGACAATAAACTCAGTGTTGGAGTAAAGCCTGGTACAAGACATGCTCATGTGTACGCTTATGTGTGGGATATACAAGCTCTTTGCTTAAACAGTGCACTCTGTACACCAGCTTACTCGGGCCCCCTCTGAGATTACAAAACTCTAATCCACATGAAAGATGCCGGAGTGTCGTGTTGTCCACTGTGGAGGAACTTGTTTTGCACGTTAGTCTCCTTTTGAAACAAAAAGATGGCAGGCACATTATTTCATGTAAAGAATACAAAGcgactgtttttttaaagtagacTGCTTTATTGAAAGTGTTGGttttatctctatttttttttttaatttagcatcCCCTTCACGCAATTTTGAATTACATTGTGTATTTGGCTATGCAGAAGTGTTAGAAAGACCCCATGCGGTGCActcttgtgttgttttcatttcatacatacagtatgaaaCAGGCTTAAATTAATTCtctacagagacaaaaacagagacaagacTGTGTGCTTAACATGAATAatttgtgtggttgttttgataacgttttgtctttttctcccaaCAGCGGCTGCCTTTCAACAGGGAAAGATTCCTCCCACACCGTTCCCTGGTGGCCCTCCCCCAGGTGAGTCCACCTTCTTTCAGCTCCGCAGTAATTTGATTAAGTAAGcgtaacacagacacactggcTCGTGATAGTtagatttatttaaacaggGAAAGACTGTCACCATTTTGCTTCATATCAAGAACTATTCaaataaaattagaataaaCAATCACCAGAAGCTATTGGTTCCTCCAACTAAATTAAATTGATAAAGGTACCACACCACTGGAATTAAATAGAAACCTTCAGGAAactacttttttctctttacaacCTGTgcctttcttctctttgttgTAACATTTTACTCCTTTCAGTGATGTGATCTGGCGATGACATAAAAGTTGCACTCAGTGTGTCactaaatgaaaataagcaGCATTTCTAAGTTATGAGAGCTGTCTTTGATATTGCAAAAAAGGCAGAAACACTGTATTTAATGTGTCAAGCAGCTTTGTCTCAGATGATAACAACAAATGCCAAACAGGACAGTTTAGCGAGAAGGGGGGGTGGGTACATacagcaaagggtcgaggccTGAATTGAACCCCCGGCTGTGGCGGCGAGGATACAGCCTCTGTATCGAGGTCGCCGCTCTATCCATTGATCCACCAGGCTCCCCCACATGCCAAActtttataaaagaaattacaaaaggGGATTCCCTTTGTTATGTATACTGTTTACATAATTCTGTTTCACAACTTAATTGTGTAACAATTTAATATTATTGacacagttgtgtgtgttttctgttaagTCAGAGGTCAGTGCAAATGAAACGCTCAGAATATAGCATAATTGGCTGGGATGCATTTGATCTTATTCATTTGCGCAGTACTTTGTCTTAGAATTGATTGTCCTCTAATATTTGTTGTGTGTCACACAGGTGGTCCTCCTCGCCCAGGGATGCTACCAACGCCCCCCATGGGAGGGCCGCCTATGATGCCCATGATGGGGCCTCCACCACATGGAATGATGCCTGGCGGACCCGGTAAGAAACGTGTTGCTTTTCCAAAGCTTCACTCATTCCCATTTTGCGCATTGAAACATTTGAAAGTGCTCACAGAAGCTGAGTGTCTTTGGCAGTTTCGAATATTTTAGACAAGAAATCTCAGGGATCACCTCATATTAGACAAGTTTGCAGCAATTCAGTAAACCATAGCAGCATTAATGGGGTTTATTATGTTCTTATGCAGTTTTTTGATACcctgtaatttgttttttattttatttacattttatttacatatatacactgtatatattttacttaatttaacCAGGAGAGTTTGCTTGATATCAAGAATCTCTTCTTCAAGGGAGATGTGGCCCGAAGAGGCAGcatcataataaaaacatatttacagacaaaaatCACAACAGGAGATCAAGGAAGAGACAAATGAACTTAAAACTAAGCACAGGGAACTGGTATTTCACAAGAGAAATATAGAAGAGTTCTTCTGATAATcagataaatttaaaatatggaCATCATAAGGAATCTgcttctatttttttgtgtgttaattttagatttaaaagtattttacgagattaattaattaaatgaaaataacaattccAGCctgcctgtttaaaaaaaattgagcaTCCATCAGTTGCTCCCTTTCTGAttcttacttattttttgtttatattatgATGTACTTAAGGTCATAAAACATTAATCCATTATCAAGttgttttatttagaaaactgtCAAACTTGCAGTTTTTCTGTTCAGTATCATTTAACGTTAAACATTTGGGGGTTTTAGGCAGTTGTTTGCTTCAGCTCTGGCAATAACttgtaaacagcattttgttttaaaactgttttctgacattttttgatgaaatataaacatttaatcaTATCTGCGTTTGTGCAGAATCAGAAAACCCTGATTAAAGACTGATTAAAGAGTATAACATTTATCAGGTTATTCACGTTGTTTTCATCAATAAATACCTGAAGCTGTGTATTCCTTCACTGTCACATTTTAGGAGGCATGAGGCCGCCGATGGGAGGACCCATGCAGATGATGCCAGGACCGCCACACATGATGCGTCATCCTCGACCGATGATGATGCCAGTCAGACCGGGCATGATGCGACCAGACAGATAAGACCGGCTGGACTTTCTGCGTTCTTTGTTGCCATGAACAGATGCTGTCTAGTGAGGACACTTTGGTTAACACTCAGATTTTTCAGTGCGACTTTTTAAACTCTTCAACCTCAAACCTGAAACCCCTGAtgtaattatgttatttttgtataattactTAATTTTCTTGTGCCAGAATTGTGGTATTTATTACTATCCACTTCATTAGAATTGATTTCAGATCccagttttaaagattttttttttaaattaaatctccTCTTGTGTTTGTTGAAAAATCTCGTCTCACTTTGACAAACTGTTCAGCGCGCACAGTTAAAGAGCGTGTTTGATATGATAATATTTGTTactatgtttttacttttgtttcaggttttacttgtttttttgttgtatttcattgcattgctttgaaaaataaaaaagaaaaatttcaaACCTTTTCTGGTGAGACTGTAGTAAACAGGAACTAATTATAAACAAAGctagtttttaatgttttaaaaacatgttttcaattatttcacTTCTCTCACCTGGCTTTGTGATGGGCATACCTGGACATTGCCATGGTATACACAATAAGATATTAACTATGCAGATATCAACTATGCAGGTCTCAGAACATGTCATTCAACTTGCTTCCCTTTTATAAAATACATAGTAACTTTGTCCTTTGCTTAAATTGTTTACTTTTGCAATAGCAAAAGAACCTGGTGGCccttaacccattgaaaccagagcaagctattttaatttcttttaaaaacatgagacagcccaaaaataagtcattaaataccccacttgtgaactttgaagctttcatttgtctttaaaaagaagGTTGCTAATAAGTAGCTACATGAGACTACAAAACGTTATCAtgctgcactgcactgcactgcatgTGGCTTTACAGCTTTGTTGTCATGGCGACGTTAAATCATGTGATTATGGTTTAGTTGGTTTATAGCCTAGTATTAGCTTTTTCAGTGTGTTCATCTGTGGATATTATATTGCTgactaaaaaaatgcacatatcataaacgtttgtttaccacagagctaaTTTTTTCccgcaatgatccaaaatccaatggaaaagtCCAATTGGCTTTTTGATGAGCGAACCAGAGTGAAGCTAACTTTTatgttggcctacagaaaaaacGTCCTCCCTTGTGCAAAAACCAGTTGCGCATACAGCCCAACATGGCCTATGATATGTAGTTcagttaggtttttttttttttaacaatttcacaaaattaacaTCAAACTTTctcttcaaaaatcaaaatattttatcaaacCAAACAGTGCTTATATATTTTACAATCAAGGCATGTACAAAAAGCAGATGACCCTTGATGATTTTTCCATGTAAGTCCCATCCAGAACCGGAACTAGACACTCAAATGATTATTAGAGAATAATAATTCAAAAGGAGGGCTTGTTGTaaagtgttttacaaaaaaagtccaTAATTTTCATCATTCTGATCACTTCTTGTGACTGCCTGACTTTGTATCAGTCATTTTATAGTCTGGCGGCCTGTTCGGGGTGTTTCCCGCCTCTCGCGCGATATCACCTGTGATTGGTTGCAGCGCCACTTGAAGGAAAGCAAAACAGCAGAAGTTGCAGTTGGAGctgtgtcactgtctctctgtcctccgtcccgtttattgttttattagttaCCCAGTGAGGCGAACCGAGGACGCTCGGTTATATTTGGTGGCAGCGGTCCTTCAACAAGCCGCCGTGAGGACTTTTCTGTGGATGTGTGGAGCCGTTAGCGCTGTTTTTAGCTTACCTGCCTCAGTATAGCTAGCTGTCTAGCCCCGGTGATACCAAAATGTGGCGCCGGGACAAGGACCCTTGTAAAGCCGGCACGGGGAAGTTGACAGTCGCTCGCCCGGTAGGAACTATGTCCTTTCCCCTCACTGGCGACCGGAGACAGAGTTTCGTCAGCTGGGTGAGGCAGCTGGAGGTGGCGGTCAGCGCGAGTGCGGGAGGCGGCGGAGACTTCAGTTATGAGCCGGTAAGGATTCTTCATACTCGCCTCCGCAATTAAAGAGAAACACAACTtatttcactggaaacacagatAATTGTACATAAGCAGCCGCCCTGCGCATAACATTCAGACCTAGCTAACATAGAGTAGTTGGCTAGTTTTTGGAAAAAGTTTTGtattgctaggcaacagctagGCTATCACTTTCAGCTATTGGGGAGCTATTTGTTTTCGCTGAGCCAAAAAACCTGAGGTGAGCAAACAAATCATAATATGTTATCGCCTATTACTGTTAACTAATAAAGGATGCCTGTTCAACTGTTACATAAAAGCTTGGGTTGGGCaatatgacttaaaaaaaatcacaatatttttaggctatattgcAATATATCTCGATATATATCTCTGTTTTTTGAAGTGCCTCTTAATTAAActaccaaaatacaaaattataaaataaactatGGTTAGAAATAGAATAGCTCCTGCTTTAAATGTAGTTtcataaactactgttataatgttaatgttattcATGCTAAAGAAAAGTATAAAGATAAGTAAAGTActgttacagtaaagttaaattAGGTATTGTtataactaaataaatcaaagggGTCAGATGTAAAGCGTTATCAGGCGACGTAAGCTAAAGAAATGatatagcataatatgaaacAATAGACTTTTTAATCATCAAATGATTTATTTCGTCATATATCGCACAGCCCTAATAAAAGTATTAGCCTGCGGCCTGGTGCCTACAACCAAATCACAGcagtgatgatatacagtacaacagaaCTCCCTCCCTGAtattgtttaattaaataattaaatcataatctccccttttttaaaaacacatttttaggtaaaacttcttgcagtttgtgggacatttctcgccaagttgGTCATACCCCATGTTTtccattgataaaaaaaattgctcagTTGTAAAGggtcaaaaagcttgtgaaagacatctaaaggcagcacaagaaaactgatgctgattcaggtttcaaagggttaactagaAAATTAAAGCTCTTCAAGAATGTATGAAGCTAATTAGAAAATTCCCAGTCTGACCATTGTATTAtctcacattttacatttttttgtcctgcatGGCTGTTTATTTTAGCGTGCTTAGcccattttcaacatttttttgtctactGTTTGTTAATGTAATGTACATGTACTTATGTGTTGACGTTAGAAGGGAGTGGAGGTGGGAATGAAGAAGGTAGATGTCATCTGTAACTCTGTACCTCTTCGTCTCAATAGAAAACTCtaaaagtctataaaaatagaaattatagCTTAGATGACAACTTCATGCAGTTAACACAAAACTACAAGTGGTGGAATATGTGTGTTCACATGGGACTTCAACTATTCATTTGcaattaatctattttttttctcaattttaagACTGTTTGTCTTGAAAAATGTTTCGATTTCCCACAGCATATGTTGATGCCTTCAAATGTGTTGTATAATCaccagtccaaaacccaaatatattcagttaaTTATTATGCCTGACAATGATAAGCACCTAATTCTCACATTTGAGAGGCAAGAACCAGCAAATATTTTGGCATTCTTGCTAAAAATGTctataaattgtaaaaataatagctccaaaatgttttcactttaaactTGGCTAAGACCTCAgccaaaagaaataaatgttcttttatGCTCCCCAGGAAGTAAATGCTGGAAACATGAGGCACATCATTTTTGGctggcattttctaaaaagatTCACGTTGTCAAACCTAAATTAAGTAATTAAGGTCAGTACTGCGCTGGACAGCAAAGAAGTCCTGGATTTGAACCCAACGATGCCACCTGAGGTTTCCATGAGCGATTTTGACAAGTTCTCTCAGCCCgaaggtgtgaatgtgtttaagtgtgtgagACTGGTGACCTCTTCAGGGTGAACTCTGCGTCCTGCCCACTGCATTCTGGGATGAGCATGAATATTTCAAGCAGATATAGAAAAGCAGCCggatgtttaaaatattgtttcactggataaatgagaaCGTTGACCCAGCCCTCATTAGTTTATTCAGTCGAGCATGTTTGAAGAATTACAGCTCTTACATAAGAATCTGTGGCTGCTAGTGAATCATTATCTCAGCTGACATTTGTGTCGACAATGCCTCGCAAGAATCCAGCACTCCTCCTCTAGCTGGATTGTAACTTCTGTATCCATAATCACAAACCGTCTCGACCATAATTATGAAAATGTCTCAACAGATGGAGCCAGAGAGTCATAATGTTTTACAATTAGAAGCAAGACACTGGAATGATGTGCGATGACTGATTATGTGCTTCCATGGACTGTCAAATTTCTCTGTATCTCACACTCCCAGAGGACATTTTTATGGCTTTATggtttaggaaatttctaggccacatataaaacagaaacaaatttgTTGGGGGGCAATAGCCATATGCTTCACGCTGTGTTTGCCAATTTATATACTTGCAGACCAGAGGGAGAGCACTGCAAAGACAATCCAAACTGCTCTACTGCTGTGCACCACATCAGATAACTTTTGGTAGCTGTCAGTCATGCATGCTGTAAATTTCGATCTTCAAAGAGACTTTGGCAGATTACATGCAATCTGATGGCCACTCTGAAGGATGGATCCCATTAAAAGTCCTATAAACATCCATTCCCCACATCAGCGAGACAGGAATAAAACCATGTTAATGCACATTTTATGCATATGTCGAGCATAGGCGGATGCCCGTGTGTCATCTGAAATCGGAGGAGTCTTTATGAATATTCAATCTAGCCATGAAGTGGAGCGTTGCCCTGAAGGGAATGAAGTGGAGTGG
This DNA window, taken from Plectropomus leopardus isolate mb chromosome 2, YSFRI_Pleo_2.0, whole genome shotgun sequence, encodes the following:
- the snrpc gene encoding U1 small nuclear ribonucleoprotein C, with protein sequence MPKFYCDYCDTYLTHDSPSVRKTHCSGRKHKENVKDYYQKWMEEQAQSLIDKTTAAFQQGKIPPTPFPGGPPPGGPPRPGMLPTPPMGGPPMMPMMGPPPHGMMPGGPGGMRPPMGGPMQMMPGPPHMMRHPRPMMMPVRPGMMRPDR